Proteins encoded by one window of Spirochaeta isovalerica:
- a CDS encoding M20 family metallopeptidase, with protein MNILHELIRIKSIDPARTGKAIELAAAYLKENGISGEIIENEGYKSYVAVVGKDGKTLILNGHLDVVSGKDPQFEPVEEAGKLIARGSADMKGGCVAMMEALIKLSKMDLPCRLMLQLVPDEETGGKYGTAHLIKKGYVGDFVICTEPTNLNPSIQAKGIVRIDVETLGVSAHGSRPWEGVNAIEKAMENYARIEALPILNEGSDFYERSSVNLALIRGGDIYNRVPDSCTMGIDIRFVPHLDHEEILKEIRRVVDGEVSVVAIEPGVNVQPDNPYVQRLKQSVSRILPGKDVLLAAQHGGSDARFFTGLGIPAVEFGPVGDFWHGDGEYVEIDSVKQLEDILIDFALNFK; from the coding sequence ATGAATATTCTTCACGAACTGATCAGAATCAAAAGCATCGATCCCGCCCGTACCGGAAAAGCCATCGAACTGGCCGCGGCTTATCTGAAAGAAAATGGTATTTCAGGCGAAATTATCGAAAATGAGGGATACAAGAGCTATGTGGCTGTTGTGGGAAAAGACGGAAAAACTCTGATCCTCAACGGGCATCTCGATGTTGTTTCCGGGAAAGATCCACAGTTCGAACCGGTTGAAGAGGCGGGAAAGCTTATCGCCCGGGGCTCTGCCGATATGAAAGGCGGCTGTGTCGCCATGATGGAAGCTTTAATAAAACTCAGCAAAATGGATCTTCCCTGCCGCCTTATGCTTCAGTTGGTTCCCGACGAGGAGACCGGTGGGAAATACGGAACAGCCCATCTTATCAAAAAAGGCTATGTCGGCGATTTCGTTATCTGTACCGAACCGACAAACCTCAACCCCTCCATACAGGCCAAGGGCATTGTCCGGATCGATGTGGAAACCCTCGGCGTTTCAGCTCATGGTTCCCGCCCCTGGGAAGGGGTGAACGCCATTGAAAAGGCTATGGAGAATTACGCCCGCATCGAAGCTCTGCCTATACTGAATGAAGGGTCGGACTTTTATGAGAGATCCTCGGTGAACCTGGCTCTGATCCGCGGCGGCGATATCTATAACCGGGTTCCCGACAGCTGCACCATGGGCATCGATATCCGCTTCGTTCCCCATCTCGATCATGAGGAAATTCTGAAGGAAATCCGCCGTGTTGTCGACGGAGAGGTGTCGGTCGTTGCCATTGAGCCCGGTGTCAATGTTCAGCCGGACAATCCCTATGTGCAGCGTCTGAAGCAATCGGTCAGCCGGATCCTTCCGGGAAAAGATGTGCTACTGGCAGCCCAGCACGGCGGCTCCGATGCCCGGTTTTTCACCGGATTGGGAATCCCGGCCGTTGAGTTCGGACCGGTGGGAGATTTCTGGCACGGCGACGGGGAATATGTGGAGATCGACTCTGTAAAACAGCTCGAGGATATTCTGATCGATTTCGCCCTGAATTTTAAATAG